The region ACCTTGCTGTCCTTGGTGAGGAAGATAGCCATGGTTGTCTTGTGTCCTCGTCCCTTACTTCGCGGCCAGCTCGGCGGCCTTGTCGGCCGCGCCGTCCATGGTGTCCACCCGCTGGACCAGGGGGTGGTTCGCGTCGGACAGGATCTTCCGACCCAGCTCCGCGTTGTTGCCGTCCAGGCGTACGACCAGCGGCTTGGTGACTTCCTCGCCCTTGGACTTGAGCAGTTCCAGCGCCTGCACGATGCCGTTGGCGACCTCGTCGCAGGCGGTGATGCCGCCGAAGACGTTGACGAACACCGAGCGCACGTCCGGGTCGCCGAGGATGATCTCCAGGCCGTTGGCCATGACCTCGGCGGAGGCGCCGCCGCCGATGTCCAGGAAGTTGGCGGGCTTGACGCCGCCGTGCGCCTCACCGGCGTAGGCGACGACGTCGAGGGTGGACATGACCAGGCCCGCGCCATTGCCGATGATGCCGACCTGGCCGTCGAGCTTGACGTAGTTGAGGCCCTTGGCCTTGGCCTTGGCCTCCAGCGGGTTGGCGGCGGCCTTGTCCTCCAGCGCCTCGTGCTCGGGCTGCCGGAAGGCGGCGTTCTCGTCGAGCGAGACCTTGCCGTCGAGCGCGACGATCTTGCCCTCGCCGGTCTTGACCAGCGGGTTGACCTCGACCAGCAGGGCGTCTTCCTTGATGAAGACGGTCCACAGCTGCTGGAGCACATCGGCGACCTGGTCGGCGATGTCGGCCGGGAACTTCGCCGCGGCGACGATCTCGGCGGCCTTCTGCGGGGTCACGCCCTCCAGGGCGTCCACCGCGACCTTGGCGAGCGCGTCCGGGTTCTCCTCGGCGACGACCTCGATCTCGACGCCGCCCTCGACCGACGCCATGGCCAGGAAGGTGCGGTTGGTGCGGTCCAGCAGGAAGGAGACGTAGTACTCCTCCTTGATGTCCGCGGTCTCGGCGAGCATCACCTTCTGGACGGTGTGGCCCTTGATGTCCATACCGAGGATGGCCTCGGCCTTGGCCACCGCGTCGGCCGGGTCAGCGGCCAGCTTCACGCCGCCGGCCTTGCCGCGGCCGCCTACCTTGACCTGCGCCTTGACGACCGCTCGGCCGCCGAGTCGCTCCGCCGCCGCGCGTGCCGCTTCAGGCTTGTCGATGACTTCACCGGCCAGCACCGGTACACCGTGCTTGGCGAAGAGATCCCTCGCCTGATACTCGAACAGGTCCACGCGCGTCCGTCTCCCTTTTCCCTGGAATCCGCTGGAAGTAAGGCTGGATGTCACTCCGGCGTCGGCAGGAGGCTGCCGCCATGAGTGCAGCGCCGCCTGCCGGCTGGGCGTGCCGCTACGGGCAGGGCGACCGCACGTCACCAGCTGTCACCAGGGAAGCGCACGCGGTGTCCGAGTACGCGGCATGTCCGTCTTGCAGGTTATCGCCGTGCACGGGCGCGTCCTAAATCGCTGATCGGTTGTGAGCGGTGAGAACGGTCACAGATCGCCGTGCGCTTCCCGGGGGTCACGCCTCGGGTATCGGGATCCGGCGCTTCTCGATGGCGGCGGCCATCACCTCGGGGAAGAGGTCGGGCGTGCAGGCGAAGGCGGGGGCGCCGAGCGCGGCCAGCGCTGCCGCGTGCTCCCGGTCGTAGGCGGGGGCGCCCTCGTCGGACAGTGCGAGCAGCGCCACGAACTGCACTCCCGACGCCTTCATCGCGGCCACCCTTTTCAGCATCTCGTCCCGGATGCCGCCCTCGTAGAGGTCGCTGATCAGTACGACCACGCTTTCCGCCGGACGGGTGATGAGCGACTGGCAGTACGCCAGCGCCCGGTTGATGTCGGTGCCGCCGCCGAGCTGGGTGCCGAACAGCACGTCGACCGGGTCGTCCAGCTGCTCGGTCAGGTCCACCACCGCGGTGTCGAAGACCACGAGGCGGGTGTTGATGGACCGCATCGAGGCGAGGACCGCGCCGAAGACCGACGCGTAGACGACGGACGCGGCCATCGACCCGGACTGGTCGATGCACAGCACCACGTCCTTCTTCACCGACCGGTCCGCGCGGCCGTAGCCGATCAGCCGCTGCGGGACGACCGTGCCGTGCTCGGGCAGATAGTGCTGGAGGTTGGCGCGGATGGTGCGGTCCCAGTCGATGTCGCGGTGTCGGGGCCTGCTGACCTTCGCCGACCGGTCGAGCGCCCCGGTCAGCGTGGCCCGGGTGCGGGTCGCGAGCCGGGACTCCAGGTCGTCGACCACCTCCCTGACCACGGCCCGCGCGGTCTCCCGGGTCGTCTCGGGCATCGCCTTGTTCAGCGACAGCAGGGTGCCGACCAGGTGGACGTCGGCCTCCACCGCCTCCAGCATCTCGGGCTCCAGCAGCAGCGCCGACAGCCCGAGCCGGTCGATGGCGTCCCGCTGCATGACCTGGACGACGGAACTGGGGAAATACCGGCGGATGTCGCCGAGCCAGCGGGCGACCTGCGGCGCCGACCCGCCGAGCCCGGCCGTACGCTCGCCGGCCCGGCCCGGCTGCCCGCCTGCGCCGCCCGAGCCGTACAGCGCGGTGAGCGTGCGGTCCATCGCCGCGTCACGCCCCGCCAGCTCGTAACCCGTGCCGTCGGACGCCGGGCCGCCGCCCAGCACCAGCCGCCAGCGCCGCAGCCGCTCGTCGGCGTACCCGGCGCTCGCGGCGCCCCCCGTGTCAGTCATCGTCCGCTCCCCCATCCCCGTGCGTGCCCAGATCGGTCGTCGTGGTCGTGCCCAGCAGCAGCCGTACGGTGTGCGCCGCCGCCTCCGCGCGGGAAGGGTCGAGGGTGGTGCCGAAACCGGGCAGCCCCGGCTCCGCCGCCTCTCCGCCCGGCCGCCGCACCGCCGACGGCCCGCGCCGCGCCAGCTCGCCGACCGTGCGCCGCACCCCCGGCTCGAACTCGGCGAACGTCCGCCGCAGCAGCGGCAGCACATCGCTGAACGCCTCCGCCGTCACCCCGCCGAGCCAGCCGTCCACCAGCGCCAGCAGCTTCTCGTCGTGCACAAGCAGCATTCCGCCGCCCGCGAGGAAGCCCTCGATCCAGCCCGCCGACTCCGCCGGTCCCGTCCCCGCCGACAGCGCCAGGCCCATCAGCCGGGCGGCCTGCTCCGCGTCCAGCCGCCCGTCGTCCAGCAGCAGCCGCGCGGCGGCTCCGCGCAGCAGCCCCGGTATCGTCTCGTCGCGGTCGGCCAGGGTGCGCAGCGCGGCGGCCCAGCGGTCCCGCAGCGCCGGGTCCGGGAGCAGGGCGACCGCCCGGTGCACCTCTTCCACCTGCGCGCGCACGGCCGCGGCACTGTCCGCGTCCAGACCCGTGCAGGCCGGCGGCAGCCCGACGCAGATCCGCAGCGCCAGGCCCTCCGCGACCTCGCCGAGCGCTGCCGAGTCCGTGCCGCGCACATCCCCGTAACGCACCGCCCGCACCAGTGCGGGCAGCGCCGCCGCCAGGTGCGCGACATCGGTGTCCAGGGCAGCCCGGTCGGCCAGCACCCGCATCACCACGGGCAGCGCGTCCGGCAGCCCGGCCAGCAGGCACGCCTCGGCTGTGGCGGTGACCTCGGCGAGCGTGCCGGAATGCGCCGCCGCGTCCTCCGCCTTCGCCGTGGCCGCCGACGCCACCGTCGTCCCCCATATCCCGGCCTCGGCGACCCGCACCGCCAACTCCGGCTCCCAGCGCAGCCGCCAGGTCTCCCGGAAGGTGCCCTTGCCGTCCCGGCCCCTGGCCGGCTCGCCCCAGCCGACGCCGAGCAGCACCAGCCGGTGCAGCAGCCGGCTGCGGGCCGCGTCGGTGTCCTTGCGCAGGTCCAGATCCAGCTCGCGGTCCAGCGCCTCGGGCTTCAACCGCAAAGTGCGCTGCTCCCTGGCCAGGTCGCGGGCCAGCGGCACCGCGGGCGCGTCCGGCGGCACCTCGCCGAGCACATCGCCGACCACCAGCCGGTCCCTTATCAGCGCCAGCGGCACATCGGAGCCGTCGCACATCACGGCCCGGATCGCGTCCGTCGTCTCGCCGAGCCCGGCCAGCGGACGGCCGCGCATCGCCGCGAGCGTGTCGGCGAGCCGCACCGCCTCGATGACATGCGCCGACGAGACCGGCAGGTCCTCCTCCCGCAGCAGCCCCGCGACCTTGGTCATCCACCGGGTGACCGGCCGGTCGGCGGCGGTGAACAGATGCCGGTACCAGCCCGGCGAGTCGATCCCCGCGCCGTATCCGCTCGCCCGGGCCAGCCTGCGGTGCGTCCACGGCACCCACGTCGTCTCGACCTTCGCCTTCGGCAGCCCCTTGAGCAGCTGCCGGTCCGCGGCCACCGCCGTACGCCCGGCGAGCGCGGGCACATGCCACGCCCCGCACACCACAGCCGTCCGTTCGTACGCCCGCCGTGCCTCGCGCAGCCGGAGCCGCATATGCGCCTCCCGCACCGGGTCCTGGTCGTGCCCGCCGTCCCCGTGGAGCGCGCGAATCGCGGCCATCGCCTCGGCGAGCGCGGCGAACGGCGCCAGCGGATCACCCTCGTCCGCCCCGCCCCGGTGCTCGACCGCGTCCTCCCACCAGCGCTCCGGGTCGTCGTACCCGGCCGTCTCCGCCAGCACCGCCAGCGGGTCGACCCGCACGTCGATGCCGCCAGGACCCGCGCCGGGCGCCGCCGGGACGCCCTCGGGGACGGTGGGCGGTGCGGGCTCCTCGCCGGTCGGCGCGCGCAGGGCCAGGCTGTGGGCGGCCGGCAGGTCGATGAAGCGGACCTCGGCGCCCGCCTTCGCGGCCCAGCGCAGCGCGACCC is a window of Streptomyces sp. NBC_01477 DNA encoding:
- the sucC gene encoding ADP-forming succinate--CoA ligase subunit beta — encoded protein: MDLFEYQARDLFAKHGVPVLAGEVIDKPEAARAAAERLGGRAVVKAQVKVGGRGKAGGVKLAADPADAVAKAEAILGMDIKGHTVQKVMLAETADIKEEYYVSFLLDRTNRTFLAMASVEGGVEIEVVAEENPDALAKVAVDALEGVTPQKAAEIVAAAKFPADIADQVADVLQQLWTVFIKEDALLVEVNPLVKTGEGKIVALDGKVSLDENAAFRQPEHEALEDKAAANPLEAKAKAKGLNYVKLDGQVGIIGNGAGLVMSTLDVVAYAGEAHGGVKPANFLDIGGGASAEVMANGLEIILGDPDVRSVFVNVFGGITACDEVANGIVQALELLKSKGEEVTKPLVVRLDGNNAELGRKILSDANHPLVQRVDTMDGAADKAAELAAK
- a CDS encoding VWA domain-containing protein, producing the protein MTDTGGAASAGYADERLRRWRLVLGGGPASDGTGYELAGRDAAMDRTLTALYGSGGAGGQPGRAGERTAGLGGSAPQVARWLGDIRRYFPSSVVQVMQRDAIDRLGLSALLLEPEMLEAVEADVHLVGTLLSLNKAMPETTRETARAVVREVVDDLESRLATRTRATLTGALDRSAKVSRPRHRDIDWDRTIRANLQHYLPEHGTVVPQRLIGYGRADRSVKKDVVLCIDQSGSMAASVVYASVFGAVLASMRSINTRLVVFDTAVVDLTEQLDDPVDVLFGTQLGGGTDINRALAYCQSLITRPAESVVVLISDLYEGGIRDEMLKRVAAMKASGVQFVALLALSDEGAPAYDREHAAALAALGAPAFACTPDLFPEVMAAAIEKRRIPIPEA
- a CDS encoding DUF5682 family protein gives rise to the protein MTPPPAPGPAASDAADRAAATAVARTAGADVPEGVVLLGVRHHGPGSARAVLAALDAYRPQAVLIEGPPEADVLVALAADPAMRPPVALLAHVVDDPARAAFWPFAEFSPEWVALRWAAKAGAEVRFIDLPAAHSLALRAPTGEEPAPPTVPEGVPAAPGAGPGGIDVRVDPLAVLAETAGYDDPERWWEDAVEHRGGADEGDPLAPFAALAEAMAAIRALHGDGGHDQDPVREAHMRLRLREARRAYERTAVVCGAWHVPALAGRTAVAADRQLLKGLPKAKVETTWVPWTHRRLARASGYGAGIDSPGWYRHLFTAADRPVTRWMTKVAGLLREEDLPVSSAHVIEAVRLADTLAAMRGRPLAGLGETTDAIRAVMCDGSDVPLALIRDRLVVGDVLGEVPPDAPAVPLARDLAREQRTLRLKPEALDRELDLDLRKDTDAARSRLLHRLVLLGVGWGEPARGRDGKGTFRETWRLRWEPELAVRVAEAGIWGTTVASAATAKAEDAAAHSGTLAEVTATAEACLLAGLPDALPVVMRVLADRAALDTDVAHLAAALPALVRAVRYGDVRGTDSAALGEVAEGLALRICVGLPPACTGLDADSAAAVRAQVEEVHRAVALLPDPALRDRWAAALRTLADRDETIPGLLRGAAARLLLDDGRLDAEQAARLMGLALSAGTGPAESAGWIEGFLAGGGMLLVHDEKLLALVDGWLGGVTAEAFSDVLPLLRRTFAEFEPGVRRTVGELARRGPSAVRRPGGEAAEPGLPGFGTTLDPSRAEAAAHTVRLLLGTTTTTDLGTHGDGGADDD